The following proteins come from a genomic window of Notamacropus eugenii isolate mMacEug1 chromosome X, mMacEug1.pri_v2, whole genome shotgun sequence:
- the BMP15 gene encoding bone morphogenetic protein 15 — MGLMGMILWALPFALRLSSPTGTQVQDAVTPAQVPTLLPLLGALLQEAPWKSPQPQLTRGPPLHYMLALYRRNSDQHGRPREKRIFSAKAVRLVTPVSSRALPPRGPWYVQTLDFLLQPNCDMDRLLRATVAYRPHLHLSHSHLSCHVEPWVHKSAILPGGGSLGLALLEAWAEIDLTNYIQQQVWPQKGRRVLHIQVRCQQQERTEIGLGKRQALATDTTFLVLYFNNTFQSAPRTRLQELLVGGSEGADLLSLVRQIRQVGPVRSEKPGQSLDQSQCSLHPFQVSFRQLGWENWIIAPHGYSPNYCKGVCPRVPHSDLHSPNHAIIQNLINERVDRSIPRPSCVPYKYTPISVLMIEASGSILYKEYEDMIAQSCTCR, encoded by the exons ATGGGTCTCATGGGCATGATCCTGTGGGCACTGCCCTTTGCCCTGAGGCTGAGCTCCCCGACGGGTACCCAGGTCCAGGATGCCGTGACTCCGGCCCAGGTGCCCACGCTGCTGCCCCTGCTTGGGGCGCTGCTGCAAGAAGCACCCTGGAAGTCCCCCCAACCGCAGTTGACTCGCGGGCCTCCCCTACACTACATGCTGGCGCTGTACAGGCGGAACTCTGACCAGCACGGGCGCCCGCGGGAGAAGCGCATCTTCAGTGCCAAGGCAGTGAGGTTGGTGACACCGGTGAGCAGCCGCGCTCTGCCCCCCCGAG GTCCCTGGTACGTGCAGACCCTAGACTTCCTGCTTCAGCCAAACTGTGACATGGACCGGCTGTTGAGGGCCACTGTTGCTTACCGCCCTCACCTCCACCTGTCCCACTCCCATCTCTCCTGCCATGTGGAACCCTGGGTGCACAAGAGCGCCATCCTCCCGGGAGGGGGCTCCCTGGGTTTGGCTTTGCTGGAGGCCTGGGCAGAGATAGATCTCACCAATTACATTCAGCAGCAAGTCTGGCCTCAAAAGGGGAGAAGAGTCCTTCACATTCAAGTCAGGTGTCAGCAGCAAGAAAGGACTGAGATTGGCCTTGGGAAGAGGCAGGCTTTGGCTACTGACACTACTTTCCTGGTTCTGTATTTCAACAATACCTTTCAGAGTGCGCCACGAACAAGGCTACAAGAACTTCTGGTGGGGGGGTCTGAGGGAGCTgatctcctttcccttgtccGACAGATCCGTCAGGTGGGTCCCGTGAGATCTGAAAAACCTGGCCAGTCACTGGATCAGAgccagtgttctctccacccTTTCCAGGTTAGCTTCCGCCAGCTGGGCTGGGAGAACTGGATCATTGCCCCCCACGGGTACAGTCCCAACTACTGCAAGGGGGTCTGTCCACGGGTGCCACATTCTGACCTCCACTCACCCAACCATGCCATCATTCAGAACCTTATCAACGAACGGGTGGATAGAAGCATCCCTCGACCCTCCTGCGTCCCTTACAAGTACACGCCCATTAGTGTCCTGATGATTGAGGCCAGTGGCAGCATTCTGTACAAAGAATACGAGGACATGATTGCCCAGTCCTGTACCTGCAGGTGA
- the LOC140516221 gene encoding liver-expressed antimicrobial peptide 2-like, which yields MKGVLFAVSVLFLLLPFQQVASSPVRDKEVSEHEIKMDTLTGAGPLGQLLLHRVVRMTPFWRSLGYKPSQAHCLRDLECISKYCRNGFCSKPQLES from the exons ATGAAGGGGGTGCTCTTTGCGGTCTCTGTGCTGTTCCTGCTTCTGCCTTTTCAGCAG GTTGCGTCCAGCCCCGTGAGGGACAAAGAAGTCTCTGAACATGAGATTAAGATGGATACTTTGACTGGGGCTGGTCCTCTGGGGCAGCTCCTGCTTCATCGGGTGGTTCGAATGACCCCATTCTGGAGGTCACTGGGCTACAAACCTTCCCAGGCCCATTGCTTGCGGGACCTGGAGTGCATCAGCAAATACTGCAG GAATGGCTTCTGCTCAAAGCCTCAGCTGGAATCCTGA